One window from the genome of Nicotiana tomentosiformis chromosome 5, ASM39032v3, whole genome shotgun sequence encodes:
- the LOC138892654 gene encoding uncharacterized protein, translating to MPKLPRLEWKGWSVSTFGQVISSMKSRHMVEKGYLSYPAYVQDTTVESPVIDSVPVVREFSDVFPSDLLGMSPYRDINFCIDLAPAPLTRLTQKGAQFHCFDDYEMSFQKLKTTLTTAPVLVLPSGSGMYTMYCNASRVGLGCIVMQEGRFIAYASCQLKPHEKHYPIKARQFDNPHLTVLRETVLHGSAKEVSISEDGVMRLQGCLYVPNVDGLRERILKKAHSSRYSIHPGVTKMYRNLRHHYWWRQMKKDIVEYRAVQSELGTRVELNTTFHPQTDEQLEWTVQILEDMLRACVIDFGGQWDRFLPLTKFSYNNSYQSSIEMAPYEALYGRRFPSPIGWFASSEAKLYGTDLVKDVLE from the exons atgccaaagttgcctagattggagtggaagggttggTCTGTCAGTACATTTGGTCAGGTTATCTCTTCTATGAAGTCtcgacacatggttgagaagggttatttgTCTTATCCAGCCTATGTTCAAGATACTACTGTAGAGTCTCCGGtgattgattcagtaccagtagtccgggagttctctgatgtgtttccttctgatcttctagGCATGTCACCATATCGTGATATCAACTTCTGTATTGACTTAGCTCCAG cacctttgactagattgacccagaagggtgctcagttTCATTGTTTCGATGATTATGAgatgagcttccagaagctcaagacaactttgactacagcaccagtcctagtgttgccttccggttcggggatgtatactatgtattgcaACGCTTCACGTGTTGGCTTAGGTTGTATagtgatgcaggaggggcgatttattgcatatgcttcatgtcagctgaagccccatgagaagcattatcct attaaggctcgacagtttgataATCCGCACTTGacagttctcagagagacggtactgcatggtagtgccaaggaggtttctatcagCGAGGATGGTGTCATGCGACTCCAGGGTTGTCTatatgttccaaatgttgatggcttgagggagaggattctaaaGAAGgcgcacagttctcgatattctattcatccaggtgttaCGAAGATGTACCGCAACCTgaggcatcattattggtggcggcaaatgaagaaagacatagttgagtat agagcagtacagagtgagttggggactcgtgtagagctcaacaccacatttcatccacagaccgacgagcAGTTGGAgtggacagttcagatcttggaggacatgctcagagcatgtgtgattgactttgggggacagtgggatcGGTTCTTGCCTTTGAccaagttttcttacaacaacagttaccagtccagcatcgagatggctccatatgaggctttatatggtcggcgatttCCTTCCCCCATCGGGTGGTTTGCGTccagcgaggctaagttatatggtactgatttggtgaaggatgtctTGGAATAG